A region from the Cardiocondyla obscurior isolate alpha-2009 linkage group LG26, Cobs3.1, whole genome shotgun sequence genome encodes:
- the Sw gene encoding cytoplasmic dynein 1 intermediate chain isoform X15, protein MMSDRKAELERKKAKLQAIREEKERRRREKEQKDVEEATVRASGADKDQRKEIDAMLSSLGVAPVSDVLSSLTSASSLTPEQSANATPDASLQPSSINSAQSSGRRKNRELTIVSVAHTNIPPKEPVVYSKQTQTIQTTHTSHDGYFETDWWRPRKGGSAPNYLYEYNLNPGLEWEDEFTAEDEENSLPHMDGFQSKLPPGILPHGLPQVKEVQPAVTQVEQEKQKEKPRKEVRELSEEEKQMIILSEDFQRFLDRTSRIVERALGESVDIYTDYAGTMDGEDGMDEKSHQRLWLNRSFICERWSRNRCVTSMDWSPQFPELLAASYNNNDDTPNDPDGVCLIWNTKFKKTTPEFIFHCQSPVMSTTFARFHPNLILGGTYSGQIVLWDNRVQKRTPIQRTPLSATAHTHPVYCLSVVGTQNAHNLISISTDGKLCSWSLDMLSQPQEALELHTKQSKAIAATCLAFPHGDVNNFVMGSEDGTVYSACRHGSRAGLTETYEGHQGPVTGISAHAVQGGIDFSHLFLTSSIDWTIKLWSLKENKPLYSFEHNGDYIYDVAWSPTHPALFAAVDDSGRLDLWNLNQDTEVPAASVVVDGCPALNRVSWTPSGLHVTVGDDTGKIWVYDVAEHLAHPRIDEWNKFLYTQQDLKNNKADEELDKLNLSSGPSSLTSMTSISSVPLR, encoded by the exons ATGATGTCCGATCGTAAGGCCGAGCTGGAGAGGAAGAAAGCGAAGCTCCAGGCTATTAGAGAGGAAAAGGAGAGGCGCAGAAGGGAGAAAGAACAGAAAGAT GTGGAAGAAGCTACTGTTCGTGCCTCTGGGGCAGACAAGGATCAGCGCAAGGAGATTGATGCAATGCTGTCTTCTTTGGGCGTGGCACCGGTGTCGG ATGTGCTCTCTAGTTTGACGAGTGCGAGCTCGCTCACTCCTGAACAAAGTGCTAATGCTACACCGGATGCCAGCTTACAGCCATCAAGTATAAATTCTGCTCAAAG TTCGGGACGAAGAAAGAATCGGGAGCTCACAATCGTCTCTGTGGCGCATACAAACATTCCACCGAAGGAACCGGTCGTTTACAGCAAGCAGACGCAAACCATTCAGACTACGCATACATCCCACGACG GCTACTTTGAGACTGACTGGTGGCGTCCCAGGAAAGGTGGGTCTGCACCAAACTACCTAT ACGAGTACAATCTAAATCCTGGTTTAGAATGGGAGGACGAATTTACAG CCGAAGACGAAGAAAATAGCTTGCCGCACATGGACGGTTTCCAGAGTAAGCTCCCACCAGGAATTCTTCCTCATGGGTTACCACAAGTTAAAGAAGTCCAGCCAGCCGTTACACAGGTTGAACAAGAGAAACAGAAGGAGAAGCCAAGGAAAGAAG taagGGAGCTCAGCGAAGAAGAGAAACAAATGATTATCCTCTCGGAAGACTTCCAACGGTTCCTCGATCGCACTAGCAGAATTGTAGAGAGAGCACTAGGTGAATCCGTTGATATTTACACCGATTACGCTGGTACTATGGATGGCGAAGATGGAAT GGATGAGAAGAGCCATCAACGATTATGGCTGAATCGTTCGTTTATCTGTGAACGATGGTCTCGTAATCGTTGCGTAACTTCCATGGATTGGTCACCGCAGTTCCCCGAACTTTTAGCGGCTTCGTACAATAATAACGACGACACTCCGAACGATCCTGATGGTGTATGCCTAATCTGGAACACGAAATTCAAAAAGACAACACCGGAGTTTATTTTTCACTGTCAGTCACCCGTTATGTCCACCACGTTCGCCAGATTCCATCCGAATTTGATTCTCGGTGGTACTTATTCTGGTCAAATTGTACTCTGGGACAACCGGGTACAGAAAAGGACTCCTATACAACGTACTCCTTTATCTGCTACCGCGCACACT CATCCAGTATATTGTTTGAGCGTCGTCGGAACGCAAAATGCGCACAATCTAATCAGCATTTCGACAGACGGCAAGCTGTGCTCGTGGAGTTTAGACATGCTGTCACAGCCACAAGAGGCATTGGAATTACATACAAAACAATCGAAAGCAATCGCCGCTACGTGCTTGGCCTTTCCACACGGTGAcgttaacaattttgttaTGGGAAGTGAGGATGGAACTGTTTACTCAG CTTGTCGACACGGCAGCCGTGCTGGATTGACGGAAACGTACGAGGGTCATCAAGGACCAGTTACCGGCATTAGCGCACACGCTGTACAAGGAGGGATAGATTTTTCCCATCTATTTTTGACATCTTCCATTGACTGGACTATTAAACTCTGGAGTCTAAAAGAGAACAAGCCGCTCTATTCTTTCGAGCACAACGGCGACTATATCTATGACGTTGCTTGGTCTCCGACGCATCCGGCTTTATTTGCCGCTGTTGACGATTCCGGCAGGTTGGATTTATGGAACTTGAATCAAGATACAGAGGTGCCCGCCGCCAGTGTCGTCGTTGACGGATGCCCTGCTCTCAACAGGGTATCGTGGACGCCAAGCGGATTACATGTCACTGTTGGCGACGATACCGGTAAAATATGGGTCTACGATGTCGCCGAG caTTTAGCTCATCCAAGGATCGATGAGTGGAACAAATTTCTGTACACGCAACAAGACCTGAAAAATAACAAAGCAGATGAAGAACTAGATAAACTCAATCTTAGCTCCGGGCCGTCTTCTTTAACATCTATGACATCTATTTCATCAGTACCTCTGagataa
- the Sw gene encoding cytoplasmic dynein 1 intermediate chain isoform X13, translating into MMSDRKAELERKKAKLQAIREEKERRRREKEQKDVEEATVRASGADKDQRKEIDAMLSSLGVAPVSDVLSSLTSASSLTPEQSANATPDASLQPSSINSAQSSGRRKNRELTIVSVAHTNIPPKEPVVYSKQTQTIQTTHTSHDGYFETDWWRPRKAHAFDYYDEYNLNPGLEWEDEFTVLTFDDGQAEDEENSLPHMDGFQSKLPPGILPHGLPQVKEVQPAVTQVEQEKQKEKPRKEVRELSEEEKQMIILSEDFQRFLDRTSRIVERALGESVDIYTDYAGTMDGEDGMDEKSHQRLWLNRSFICERWSRNRCVTSMDWSPQFPELLAASYNNNDDTPNDPDGVCLIWNTKFKKTTPEFIFHCQSPVMSTTFARFHPNLILGGTYSGQIVLWDNRVQKRTPIQRTPLSATAHTHPVYCLSVVGTQNAHNLISISTDGKLCSWSLDMLSQPQEALELHTKQSKAIAATCLAFPHGDVNNFVMGSEDGTVYSACRHGSRAGLTETYEGHQGPVTGISAHAVQGGIDFSHLFLTSSIDWTIKLWSLKENKPLYSFEHNGDYIYDVAWSPTHPALFAAVDDSGRLDLWNLNQDTEVPAASVVVDGCPALNRVSWTPSGLHVTVGDDTGKIWVYDVAEHLAHPRIDEWNKFLYTQQDLKNNKADEELDKLNLSSGPSSLTSMTSISSVPLR; encoded by the exons ATGATGTCCGATCGTAAGGCCGAGCTGGAGAGGAAGAAAGCGAAGCTCCAGGCTATTAGAGAGGAAAAGGAGAGGCGCAGAAGGGAGAAAGAACAGAAAGAT GTGGAAGAAGCTACTGTTCGTGCCTCTGGGGCAGACAAGGATCAGCGCAAGGAGATTGATGCAATGCTGTCTTCTTTGGGCGTGGCACCGGTGTCGG ATGTGCTCTCTAGTTTGACGAGTGCGAGCTCGCTCACTCCTGAACAAAGTGCTAATGCTACACCGGATGCCAGCTTACAGCCATCAAGTATAAATTCTGCTCAAAG TTCGGGACGAAGAAAGAATCGGGAGCTCACAATCGTCTCTGTGGCGCATACAAACATTCCACCGAAGGAACCGGTCGTTTACAGCAAGCAGACGCAAACCATTCAGACTACGCATACATCCCACGACG GCTACTTTGAGACTGACTGGTGGCGTCCCAGGAAAG CTCATGCATTCGACTATTACG ACGAGTACAATCTAAATCCTGGTTTAGAATGGGAGGACGAATTTACAG TTTTGACATTTGATGATGGCCAAGCCGAAGACGAAGAAAATAGCTTGCCGCACATGGACGGTTTCCAGAGTAAGCTCCCACCAGGAATTCTTCCTCATGGGTTACCACAAGTTAAAGAAGTCCAGCCAGCCGTTACACAGGTTGAACAAGAGAAACAGAAGGAGAAGCCAAGGAAAGAAG taagGGAGCTCAGCGAAGAAGAGAAACAAATGATTATCCTCTCGGAAGACTTCCAACGGTTCCTCGATCGCACTAGCAGAATTGTAGAGAGAGCACTAGGTGAATCCGTTGATATTTACACCGATTACGCTGGTACTATGGATGGCGAAGATGGAAT GGATGAGAAGAGCCATCAACGATTATGGCTGAATCGTTCGTTTATCTGTGAACGATGGTCTCGTAATCGTTGCGTAACTTCCATGGATTGGTCACCGCAGTTCCCCGAACTTTTAGCGGCTTCGTACAATAATAACGACGACACTCCGAACGATCCTGATGGTGTATGCCTAATCTGGAACACGAAATTCAAAAAGACAACACCGGAGTTTATTTTTCACTGTCAGTCACCCGTTATGTCCACCACGTTCGCCAGATTCCATCCGAATTTGATTCTCGGTGGTACTTATTCTGGTCAAATTGTACTCTGGGACAACCGGGTACAGAAAAGGACTCCTATACAACGTACTCCTTTATCTGCTACCGCGCACACT CATCCAGTATATTGTTTGAGCGTCGTCGGAACGCAAAATGCGCACAATCTAATCAGCATTTCGACAGACGGCAAGCTGTGCTCGTGGAGTTTAGACATGCTGTCACAGCCACAAGAGGCATTGGAATTACATACAAAACAATCGAAAGCAATCGCCGCTACGTGCTTGGCCTTTCCACACGGTGAcgttaacaattttgttaTGGGAAGTGAGGATGGAACTGTTTACTCAG CTTGTCGACACGGCAGCCGTGCTGGATTGACGGAAACGTACGAGGGTCATCAAGGACCAGTTACCGGCATTAGCGCACACGCTGTACAAGGAGGGATAGATTTTTCCCATCTATTTTTGACATCTTCCATTGACTGGACTATTAAACTCTGGAGTCTAAAAGAGAACAAGCCGCTCTATTCTTTCGAGCACAACGGCGACTATATCTATGACGTTGCTTGGTCTCCGACGCATCCGGCTTTATTTGCCGCTGTTGACGATTCCGGCAGGTTGGATTTATGGAACTTGAATCAAGATACAGAGGTGCCCGCCGCCAGTGTCGTCGTTGACGGATGCCCTGCTCTCAACAGGGTATCGTGGACGCCAAGCGGATTACATGTCACTGTTGGCGACGATACCGGTAAAATATGGGTCTACGATGTCGCCGAG caTTTAGCTCATCCAAGGATCGATGAGTGGAACAAATTTCTGTACACGCAACAAGACCTGAAAAATAACAAAGCAGATGAAGAACTAGATAAACTCAATCTTAGCTCCGGGCCGTCTTCTTTAACATCTATGACATCTATTTCATCAGTACCTCTGagataa
- the Sw gene encoding cytoplasmic dynein 1 intermediate chain isoform X20 produces the protein MMSDRKAELERKKAKLQAIREEKERRRREKEQKDVEEATVRASGADKDQRKEIDAMLSSLGVAPVSDVLSSLTSASSLTPEQSANATPDASLQPSSINSAQSSGRRKNRELTIVSVAHTNIPPKEPVVYSKQTQTIQTTHTSHDGYFETDWWRPRKAHAFDYYVLTFDDGQAEDEENSLPHMDGFQSKLPPGILPHGLPQVKEVQPAVTQVEQEKQKEKPRKEVRELSEEEKQMIILSEDFQRFLDRTSRIVERALGESVDIYTDYAGTMDGEDGMDEKSHQRLWLNRSFICERWSRNRCVTSMDWSPQFPELLAASYNNNDDTPNDPDGVCLIWNTKFKKTTPEFIFHCQSPVMSTTFARFHPNLILGGTYSGQIVLWDNRVQKRTPIQRTPLSATAHTHPVYCLSVVGTQNAHNLISISTDGKLCSWSLDMLSQPQEALELHTKQSKAIAATCLAFPHGDVNNFVMGSEDGTVYSACRHGSRAGLTETYEGHQGPVTGISAHAVQGGIDFSHLFLTSSIDWTIKLWSLKENKPLYSFEHNGDYIYDVAWSPTHPALFAAVDDSGRLDLWNLNQDTEVPAASVVVDGCPALNRVSWTPSGLHVTVGDDTGKIWVYDVAEHLAHPRIDEWNKFLYTQQDLKNNKADEELDKLNLSSGPSSLTSMTSISSVPLR, from the exons ATGATGTCCGATCGTAAGGCCGAGCTGGAGAGGAAGAAAGCGAAGCTCCAGGCTATTAGAGAGGAAAAGGAGAGGCGCAGAAGGGAGAAAGAACAGAAAGAT GTGGAAGAAGCTACTGTTCGTGCCTCTGGGGCAGACAAGGATCAGCGCAAGGAGATTGATGCAATGCTGTCTTCTTTGGGCGTGGCACCGGTGTCGG ATGTGCTCTCTAGTTTGACGAGTGCGAGCTCGCTCACTCCTGAACAAAGTGCTAATGCTACACCGGATGCCAGCTTACAGCCATCAAGTATAAATTCTGCTCAAAG TTCGGGACGAAGAAAGAATCGGGAGCTCACAATCGTCTCTGTGGCGCATACAAACATTCCACCGAAGGAACCGGTCGTTTACAGCAAGCAGACGCAAACCATTCAGACTACGCATACATCCCACGACG GCTACTTTGAGACTGACTGGTGGCGTCCCAGGAAAG CTCATGCATTCGACTATTACG TTTTGACATTTGATGATGGCCAAGCCGAAGACGAAGAAAATAGCTTGCCGCACATGGACGGTTTCCAGAGTAAGCTCCCACCAGGAATTCTTCCTCATGGGTTACCACAAGTTAAAGAAGTCCAGCCAGCCGTTACACAGGTTGAACAAGAGAAACAGAAGGAGAAGCCAAGGAAAGAAG taagGGAGCTCAGCGAAGAAGAGAAACAAATGATTATCCTCTCGGAAGACTTCCAACGGTTCCTCGATCGCACTAGCAGAATTGTAGAGAGAGCACTAGGTGAATCCGTTGATATTTACACCGATTACGCTGGTACTATGGATGGCGAAGATGGAAT GGATGAGAAGAGCCATCAACGATTATGGCTGAATCGTTCGTTTATCTGTGAACGATGGTCTCGTAATCGTTGCGTAACTTCCATGGATTGGTCACCGCAGTTCCCCGAACTTTTAGCGGCTTCGTACAATAATAACGACGACACTCCGAACGATCCTGATGGTGTATGCCTAATCTGGAACACGAAATTCAAAAAGACAACACCGGAGTTTATTTTTCACTGTCAGTCACCCGTTATGTCCACCACGTTCGCCAGATTCCATCCGAATTTGATTCTCGGTGGTACTTATTCTGGTCAAATTGTACTCTGGGACAACCGGGTACAGAAAAGGACTCCTATACAACGTACTCCTTTATCTGCTACCGCGCACACT CATCCAGTATATTGTTTGAGCGTCGTCGGAACGCAAAATGCGCACAATCTAATCAGCATTTCGACAGACGGCAAGCTGTGCTCGTGGAGTTTAGACATGCTGTCACAGCCACAAGAGGCATTGGAATTACATACAAAACAATCGAAAGCAATCGCCGCTACGTGCTTGGCCTTTCCACACGGTGAcgttaacaattttgttaTGGGAAGTGAGGATGGAACTGTTTACTCAG CTTGTCGACACGGCAGCCGTGCTGGATTGACGGAAACGTACGAGGGTCATCAAGGACCAGTTACCGGCATTAGCGCACACGCTGTACAAGGAGGGATAGATTTTTCCCATCTATTTTTGACATCTTCCATTGACTGGACTATTAAACTCTGGAGTCTAAAAGAGAACAAGCCGCTCTATTCTTTCGAGCACAACGGCGACTATATCTATGACGTTGCTTGGTCTCCGACGCATCCGGCTTTATTTGCCGCTGTTGACGATTCCGGCAGGTTGGATTTATGGAACTTGAATCAAGATACAGAGGTGCCCGCCGCCAGTGTCGTCGTTGACGGATGCCCTGCTCTCAACAGGGTATCGTGGACGCCAAGCGGATTACATGTCACTGTTGGCGACGATACCGGTAAAATATGGGTCTACGATGTCGCCGAG caTTTAGCTCATCCAAGGATCGATGAGTGGAACAAATTTCTGTACACGCAACAAGACCTGAAAAATAACAAAGCAGATGAAGAACTAGATAAACTCAATCTTAGCTCCGGGCCGTCTTCTTTAACATCTATGACATCTATTTCATCAGTACCTCTGagataa
- the Sw gene encoding cytoplasmic dynein 1 intermediate chain isoform X17 — translation MMSDRKAELERKKAKLQAIREEKERRRREKEQKDVEEATVRASGADKDQRKEIDAMLSSLGVAPVSDVLSSLTSASSLTPEQSANATPDASLQPSSINSAQSSGRRKNRELTIVSVAHTNIPPKEPVVYSKQTQTIQTTHTSHDGYFETDWWRPRKAHAFDYYDEYNLNPGLEWEDEFTAEDEENSLPHMDGFQSKLPPGILPHGLPQVKEVQPAVTQVEQEKQKEKPRKEVRELSEEEKQMIILSEDFQRFLDRTSRIVERALGESVDIYTDYAGTMDGEDGMDEKSHQRLWLNRSFICERWSRNRCVTSMDWSPQFPELLAASYNNNDDTPNDPDGVCLIWNTKFKKTTPEFIFHCQSPVMSTTFARFHPNLILGGTYSGQIVLWDNRVQKRTPIQRTPLSATAHTHPVYCLSVVGTQNAHNLISISTDGKLCSWSLDMLSQPQEALELHTKQSKAIAATCLAFPHGDVNNFVMGSEDGTVYSACRHGSRAGLTETYEGHQGPVTGISAHAVQGGIDFSHLFLTSSIDWTIKLWSLKENKPLYSFEHNGDYIYDVAWSPTHPALFAAVDDSGRLDLWNLNQDTEVPAASVVVDGCPALNRVSWTPSGLHVTVGDDTGKIWVYDVAEHLAHPRIDEWNKFLYTQQDLKNNKADEELDKLNLSSGPSSLTSMTSISSVPLR, via the exons ATGATGTCCGATCGTAAGGCCGAGCTGGAGAGGAAGAAAGCGAAGCTCCAGGCTATTAGAGAGGAAAAGGAGAGGCGCAGAAGGGAGAAAGAACAGAAAGAT GTGGAAGAAGCTACTGTTCGTGCCTCTGGGGCAGACAAGGATCAGCGCAAGGAGATTGATGCAATGCTGTCTTCTTTGGGCGTGGCACCGGTGTCGG ATGTGCTCTCTAGTTTGACGAGTGCGAGCTCGCTCACTCCTGAACAAAGTGCTAATGCTACACCGGATGCCAGCTTACAGCCATCAAGTATAAATTCTGCTCAAAG TTCGGGACGAAGAAAGAATCGGGAGCTCACAATCGTCTCTGTGGCGCATACAAACATTCCACCGAAGGAACCGGTCGTTTACAGCAAGCAGACGCAAACCATTCAGACTACGCATACATCCCACGACG GCTACTTTGAGACTGACTGGTGGCGTCCCAGGAAAG CTCATGCATTCGACTATTACG ACGAGTACAATCTAAATCCTGGTTTAGAATGGGAGGACGAATTTACAG CCGAAGACGAAGAAAATAGCTTGCCGCACATGGACGGTTTCCAGAGTAAGCTCCCACCAGGAATTCTTCCTCATGGGTTACCACAAGTTAAAGAAGTCCAGCCAGCCGTTACACAGGTTGAACAAGAGAAACAGAAGGAGAAGCCAAGGAAAGAAG taagGGAGCTCAGCGAAGAAGAGAAACAAATGATTATCCTCTCGGAAGACTTCCAACGGTTCCTCGATCGCACTAGCAGAATTGTAGAGAGAGCACTAGGTGAATCCGTTGATATTTACACCGATTACGCTGGTACTATGGATGGCGAAGATGGAAT GGATGAGAAGAGCCATCAACGATTATGGCTGAATCGTTCGTTTATCTGTGAACGATGGTCTCGTAATCGTTGCGTAACTTCCATGGATTGGTCACCGCAGTTCCCCGAACTTTTAGCGGCTTCGTACAATAATAACGACGACACTCCGAACGATCCTGATGGTGTATGCCTAATCTGGAACACGAAATTCAAAAAGACAACACCGGAGTTTATTTTTCACTGTCAGTCACCCGTTATGTCCACCACGTTCGCCAGATTCCATCCGAATTTGATTCTCGGTGGTACTTATTCTGGTCAAATTGTACTCTGGGACAACCGGGTACAGAAAAGGACTCCTATACAACGTACTCCTTTATCTGCTACCGCGCACACT CATCCAGTATATTGTTTGAGCGTCGTCGGAACGCAAAATGCGCACAATCTAATCAGCATTTCGACAGACGGCAAGCTGTGCTCGTGGAGTTTAGACATGCTGTCACAGCCACAAGAGGCATTGGAATTACATACAAAACAATCGAAAGCAATCGCCGCTACGTGCTTGGCCTTTCCACACGGTGAcgttaacaattttgttaTGGGAAGTGAGGATGGAACTGTTTACTCAG CTTGTCGACACGGCAGCCGTGCTGGATTGACGGAAACGTACGAGGGTCATCAAGGACCAGTTACCGGCATTAGCGCACACGCTGTACAAGGAGGGATAGATTTTTCCCATCTATTTTTGACATCTTCCATTGACTGGACTATTAAACTCTGGAGTCTAAAAGAGAACAAGCCGCTCTATTCTTTCGAGCACAACGGCGACTATATCTATGACGTTGCTTGGTCTCCGACGCATCCGGCTTTATTTGCCGCTGTTGACGATTCCGGCAGGTTGGATTTATGGAACTTGAATCAAGATACAGAGGTGCCCGCCGCCAGTGTCGTCGTTGACGGATGCCCTGCTCTCAACAGGGTATCGTGGACGCCAAGCGGATTACATGTCACTGTTGGCGACGATACCGGTAAAATATGGGTCTACGATGTCGCCGAG caTTTAGCTCATCCAAGGATCGATGAGTGGAACAAATTTCTGTACACGCAACAAGACCTGAAAAATAACAAAGCAGATGAAGAACTAGATAAACTCAATCTTAGCTCCGGGCCGTCTTCTTTAACATCTATGACATCTATTTCATCAGTACCTCTGagataa
- the Sw gene encoding cytoplasmic dynein 1 intermediate chain isoform X18 — translation MMSDRKAELERKKAKLQAIREEKERRRREKEQKDVEEATVRASGADKDQRKEIDAMLSSLGVAPVSDVLSSLTSASSLTPEQSANATPDASLQPSSINSAQSSGRRKNRELTIVSVAHTNIPPKEPVVYSKQTQTIQTTHTSHDAHAFDYYDEYNLNPGLEWEDEFTVLTFDDGQAEDEENSLPHMDGFQSKLPPGILPHGLPQVKEVQPAVTQVEQEKQKEKPRKEVRELSEEEKQMIILSEDFQRFLDRTSRIVERALGESVDIYTDYAGTMDGEDGMDEKSHQRLWLNRSFICERWSRNRCVTSMDWSPQFPELLAASYNNNDDTPNDPDGVCLIWNTKFKKTTPEFIFHCQSPVMSTTFARFHPNLILGGTYSGQIVLWDNRVQKRTPIQRTPLSATAHTHPVYCLSVVGTQNAHNLISISTDGKLCSWSLDMLSQPQEALELHTKQSKAIAATCLAFPHGDVNNFVMGSEDGTVYSACRHGSRAGLTETYEGHQGPVTGISAHAVQGGIDFSHLFLTSSIDWTIKLWSLKENKPLYSFEHNGDYIYDVAWSPTHPALFAAVDDSGRLDLWNLNQDTEVPAASVVVDGCPALNRVSWTPSGLHVTVGDDTGKIWVYDVAEHLAHPRIDEWNKFLYTQQDLKNNKADEELDKLNLSSGPSSLTSMTSISSVPLR, via the exons ATGATGTCCGATCGTAAGGCCGAGCTGGAGAGGAAGAAAGCGAAGCTCCAGGCTATTAGAGAGGAAAAGGAGAGGCGCAGAAGGGAGAAAGAACAGAAAGAT GTGGAAGAAGCTACTGTTCGTGCCTCTGGGGCAGACAAGGATCAGCGCAAGGAGATTGATGCAATGCTGTCTTCTTTGGGCGTGGCACCGGTGTCGG ATGTGCTCTCTAGTTTGACGAGTGCGAGCTCGCTCACTCCTGAACAAAGTGCTAATGCTACACCGGATGCCAGCTTACAGCCATCAAGTATAAATTCTGCTCAAAG TTCGGGACGAAGAAAGAATCGGGAGCTCACAATCGTCTCTGTGGCGCATACAAACATTCCACCGAAGGAACCGGTCGTTTACAGCAAGCAGACGCAAACCATTCAGACTACGCATACATCCCACGACG CTCATGCATTCGACTATTACG ACGAGTACAATCTAAATCCTGGTTTAGAATGGGAGGACGAATTTACAG TTTTGACATTTGATGATGGCCAAGCCGAAGACGAAGAAAATAGCTTGCCGCACATGGACGGTTTCCAGAGTAAGCTCCCACCAGGAATTCTTCCTCATGGGTTACCACAAGTTAAAGAAGTCCAGCCAGCCGTTACACAGGTTGAACAAGAGAAACAGAAGGAGAAGCCAAGGAAAGAAG taagGGAGCTCAGCGAAGAAGAGAAACAAATGATTATCCTCTCGGAAGACTTCCAACGGTTCCTCGATCGCACTAGCAGAATTGTAGAGAGAGCACTAGGTGAATCCGTTGATATTTACACCGATTACGCTGGTACTATGGATGGCGAAGATGGAAT GGATGAGAAGAGCCATCAACGATTATGGCTGAATCGTTCGTTTATCTGTGAACGATGGTCTCGTAATCGTTGCGTAACTTCCATGGATTGGTCACCGCAGTTCCCCGAACTTTTAGCGGCTTCGTACAATAATAACGACGACACTCCGAACGATCCTGATGGTGTATGCCTAATCTGGAACACGAAATTCAAAAAGACAACACCGGAGTTTATTTTTCACTGTCAGTCACCCGTTATGTCCACCACGTTCGCCAGATTCCATCCGAATTTGATTCTCGGTGGTACTTATTCTGGTCAAATTGTACTCTGGGACAACCGGGTACAGAAAAGGACTCCTATACAACGTACTCCTTTATCTGCTACCGCGCACACT CATCCAGTATATTGTTTGAGCGTCGTCGGAACGCAAAATGCGCACAATCTAATCAGCATTTCGACAGACGGCAAGCTGTGCTCGTGGAGTTTAGACATGCTGTCACAGCCACAAGAGGCATTGGAATTACATACAAAACAATCGAAAGCAATCGCCGCTACGTGCTTGGCCTTTCCACACGGTGAcgttaacaattttgttaTGGGAAGTGAGGATGGAACTGTTTACTCAG CTTGTCGACACGGCAGCCGTGCTGGATTGACGGAAACGTACGAGGGTCATCAAGGACCAGTTACCGGCATTAGCGCACACGCTGTACAAGGAGGGATAGATTTTTCCCATCTATTTTTGACATCTTCCATTGACTGGACTATTAAACTCTGGAGTCTAAAAGAGAACAAGCCGCTCTATTCTTTCGAGCACAACGGCGACTATATCTATGACGTTGCTTGGTCTCCGACGCATCCGGCTTTATTTGCCGCTGTTGACGATTCCGGCAGGTTGGATTTATGGAACTTGAATCAAGATACAGAGGTGCCCGCCGCCAGTGTCGTCGTTGACGGATGCCCTGCTCTCAACAGGGTATCGTGGACGCCAAGCGGATTACATGTCACTGTTGGCGACGATACCGGTAAAATATGGGTCTACGATGTCGCCGAG caTTTAGCTCATCCAAGGATCGATGAGTGGAACAAATTTCTGTACACGCAACAAGACCTGAAAAATAACAAAGCAGATGAAGAACTAGATAAACTCAATCTTAGCTCCGGGCCGTCTTCTTTAACATCTATGACATCTATTTCATCAGTACCTCTGagataa